A genome region from Populus alba chromosome 3, ASM523922v2, whole genome shotgun sequence includes the following:
- the LOC118054675 gene encoding mitogen-activated protein kinase kinase kinase 20: MKRKAKHIEEEESMKCNNNNGGVAWSRGPLIGKGGFGSVYLASLKNPKSRNGYYPPVMAVKSAEVSASCSLQKEKEVFNCLNGCPFIIKCFGEETTSNKDGEMFYNVLLEYASGGNLACLIKKSDGVGLPELDVKRYTRSILEGICYIHSRGYVHCDLKPENILLVSNRAKAGEFVAKVGDFGLAKKSEKRNKKMKIDPYLRGTALYMAPETVANHVQESPCDIWALGCVVLEMLTGKPAWDLKPHVTTEELLRKIGDGYESPKIPSQISKDAKDFLKRCFVANPMFRFTAEMLLDEPFMSGVDLDGVEFVETSDAESVEWTVTLCGTDDEFSDPSLYEEWSFTSDEGSCFSPWSDDEEGITSDVDAMKHASRVEANAVQYPATCTIPAGA; this comes from the coding sequence ATGAAGAGAAAGGCAAAACACATAGAAGAAGAGGAGAGCATGAAGTGCAACAATAACAATGGTGGAGTGGCATGGTCAAGAGGGCCACTTATTGGCAAAGGAGGGTTTGGATCAGTTTATTTAGCAAGTTTAAAGAACCCCAAATCAAGAAACGGCTATTATCCTCCAGTTATGGCTGTCAAGTCTGCAGAGGTCTCTGCTTCTTGCTCCCttcaaaaggagaaagaggTATTTAACTGTCTCAATGGATGCCCTTTTATCATCAAGTGTTTTGGTGAAGAAACTACTAGTAATAAAGATGGTGAGATGTTTTATAATGTGTTGTTAGAgtatgcatcaggagggaaccTAGCTTGTCTTATCAAGAAATCCGATGGTGTTGGTTTGCCTGAATTGGATGTGAAAAGATACACTAGGTCTATTCTTGAAGGGATTTGTTATATTCATAGTCGTGGTTATGTGCATTGTGATCTCAAGCCTGAGAATATACTGCTTGTTTCCAATAGGGCGAAGGCAGGTGAATTTGTGGCAAAGGTTGGGGATTTTGGGTTGGCGAAGAAATCAGAGAAGAggaacaagaaaatgaaaattgacCCTTATTTAAGAGGGACTGCTTTGTACATGGCTCCAGAGACCGTGGCTAATCATGTTCAAGAGTCTCCTTGCGACATATGGGCTCTTGGTTGTGTCGTTCTTGAGATGCTTACTGGGAAGCCAGCTTGGGATTTGAAACCTCATGTTACTACTGAAGAGCTTCTGAGGAAGATCGGTGATGGATATGAATCGCCTAAAATTCCTTCTCAGATTTCGAAGGACGCTAAGGATTTCTTGAAAAGGTGTTTTGTGGCGAACCCAATGTTCAGGTTTACTGCTGAGATGTTGCTGGATGAACCTTTTATGTCAGGAGTGGACTTAGATGGTGTTGAGTTTGTGGAGACTTCGGATGCTGAAAGTGTGGAATGGACTGTCACATTATGCGGGACAGATGATGAGTTTAGTGACCCTTCTCTTTATGAAGAGTGGAGCTTCACATCAGATGAGGGTTCGTGTTTCTCTCCTTGGTCTGATGATGAAGAGGGCATTACCAGTGATGTTGATGCAATGAAACATGCATCAAGGGTTGAAGCAAACGCAGTGCAGTATCCAGCAACCTGCACTATCCCTGCTGGTGCATAA